The Salvia miltiorrhiza cultivar Shanhuang (shh) chromosome 1, IMPLAD_Smil_shh, whole genome shotgun sequence genome has a window encoding:
- the LOC131005813 gene encoding GDSL esterase/lipase WDL1-like has product MVGPARPLFVLFGSSIVQLSYSNGGWGAILSDIYARKADIILRGYYGWNSRRAAQILDQVFPKDASVQPSLIIVYFGGNDSMGPHSSGLGPHVPLPEYIENMRKIATHLKDLSDKTRIIFLSTPPVNEAKLRENTSTYFSELVRTNELCRMYSEACIELCKEMDVKVVDLWTAFQKRKDWMNACFTDGVHLSAEGSEVVVEEILKVLQQAEWEPSLHWKSMPSEFSEDSPYDLVASDGKTTINPSEWTYHRKIQWD; this is encoded by the exons ATGGTGGGACCGGCGAGGCCATTGTTCGTGCTGTTCGGATCGTCGATCGTTCAACTCAGCTACAGCAATGGCGGTTGGGGCGCTATTCTCTCCGACATCTACGCCCGTAAA GCTGACATAATCTTAAGGGGATATTATGGTTGGAATTCAAGACGTGCTGCCCAAATCCTTGATCAAGTTTTCCCAAAG GATGCTTCTGTTCAGCCGTCACTGATAATCGTGTATTTTGGTGGCAATGACTCCATGGGACCTCACTCATCTGGACTCGGTCCTCACGTACCACTTCCAGAATATATTGAAAACATGAGAAAAATCGCGACCCATCTCAAG GACCTTTCAGACAAAACCCGCATAATATTTCTTAGTACTCCGCCTGTCAACGAGGCTAAACTTCGCGAAAACACAAG TACGTATTTCAGTGAGCTAGTTCGAACGAATGAGCTATGCCGGATGTATTCAGAGGCTTGCATCGAGTTATGCAAGGAGATGGATGTGAAAGTAGTTGATCTCTGGACAGCATTCCAGAAACGGAAAGATTGGATGAATGCTTGCTTCAC GGACGGAGTTCACTTGTCCGCAGAGGGAAGCGAGGTCGTGGTGGAAGAGATACTGAAGGTGCTGCAGCAGGCGGAGTGGGAGCCTAGTTTACATTGGAAGTCGATGCCGAGTGAGTTCTCAGAGGACTCTCCCTACGATCTAGTTGCTTCGGATGGGAAAACCACCATAAATCCTTCCGAGTGGACTT
- the LOC131005814 gene encoding putative ABC1 protein At2g40090, whose protein sequence is MAVRAFLRAKTKLLLVATAAAGAGAGAVSIANSDDPASALKLATTVPLRLLRDAATAATIVYDYEYSLLGLPDGSKERERVKREVHSRSAHKLQELCFRNGGIYIKLGQHISQLEYLVPDEYVQVMRQSMLNKCPVSSYEQVLQVFKKELGGAPDEIFDEFDPVPIASASLAQVHIARTHDGQQVAVKVQHIHMTDTAQADYATVELLVNVLHRVFPSFDYRWLVDEMRESLPKELDFLIEAKNSIKCMDNFRRFSPHIAEYVYAPKVYWNLSTSKLLVMEYIDGVQVNDCRAIQKLSIQPSDVSKLLSQAFAEMMFKHGFVHCDPHAANVLVRPLPSGSRRIFGKKKPQLVLLDHGLYKDLDDTMRINYASLWKGLVFSDANAIKENSAKLGAGEDLYALFAGILTMKPWNKVIDPAVDHLVVKGTDSDRSEIQMYASEYFPQITELLGRLPRVILLMLKTNDCLRAVNRALMEGSSLETFLIVGRVSSEAVIESKLLHSKSILSRLHVWFESFLSEARLFGLQFAVWLLKVQKALTL, encoded by the exons ATGGCGGTTAGAGCTTTTTTGCGCGCCAAAACTAAATTACTTTTGGTGGCTACTGCAGCGGCCGGCGCCGGCGCTGGCGCCGTCTCCATTGCCAACTCCGATGATCCGGCTTCAGCTCTCAAACTCGCCACCACCGTTCCCCTCCGCCTTCTCCGCGACGCTGCCACCGCCGCCACCATCGTGTATG ATTACGAATACTCACTCTTGGGGTTGCCTGATGGCAGCAAAGAAAGGGAAAGAGTTAAACGCGAAGTTCATTCGAGAAGTGCACATAAGCTTCAAGAACTTTGCTTTAGAAATGGTGGGATATACATCAAGCTAGGTCAGCATATTAGTCAGCTG GAATACTTGGTGCCTGATGAATATGTACAGGTAATGAGGCAGTCAATGTTGAATAAATGCCCCGTTTCATCATATGAGCAGGTGCTTCAAGTTTTCAAGAAAGAGCTTGGTGGGGCGCCCGATGAA ATTTTTGATGAATTTGATCCTGTTCCCATTGCGAGTGCTTCTTTAGCACAAGTTCATATTGCCCGAACTCATGATGGACAACAGGTTGCTGTGAAG GTTCAACATATTCACATGACAGACACTGCACAAGCTGATTATGCAACTGTGGAGTTACTTGTGAACGTTTTACATCGCGTCTTTCCTTCTTTTGATTACAG GTGGTTGGTTGATGAAATGCGGGAAAGTTTACCTAAG GAGTTAGATTTCTTGATTGAGGCGAAAAACAGCATAAAATGCATGGATAACTTTCGGAGGTTCTCTCCGCATATTGCAGAATATGTTTATGCTCCAAAAGTATATTGGAACTTGAGTACCTCCAAGTTGTTGGTGATGGAATATATCGACGGCGTTCAAGTAAATGATTGTAGGGCCATTCAGAAGCTAAGTATTCAGCCAAGTGATGTTTCAAAATTG CTTAGTCAAGCTTTTGCTGAAATGATGTTTAAACATGGATTTGTGCACTGTGACCCACATGCTGCCAACGTGCTAGTTCGTCCTTTGCCTTCTGGAAGTAGGAGAATTTTTG GCAAGAAAAAACCACAGTTGGTATTGCTGGACCATGGTTTATACAAGGATCTTGATGACACAATGCGAATAAATTATGCTTCACTGTGGAAG GGTTTGGTATTTTCTGATGCAAATGCAATTAAAGAAAACAGCGCTAAATTAGGTGCTGGTGAAGATCTTTATGCGCTGTTTGCTGGCATTCTTACTATGAAGCCTTGGAATAAAGTCATTGATCCAGCTGTGGATCATCTGGTTGTCAAGGGAACTGATAGTGATCGTTCAGAAATCCAG ATGTATGCTTCGGAATACTTTCCACAAATTACTGAGCTCCTTGGGAGACTCCCCCGTGTTATACTTTTAATGCTAAAAACAAATGATTGCTTACGAGCAGTAAATAGAGCACTG ATGGAAGGATCGTCTCTTGAGACATTTTTGATTGTGGGAAGAGTTTCTTCTGAAGCAGTTATCGAATCAAAATTGTTGCACAGCAAGTCCATCCTATCCCGGCTTCATGTTTGGTTTGAGTCGTTTCTCTCAGAGGCTCGGTTGTTTGGATTGCAATTTGCAGTGTGGCTATTGAAAGTTCAGAAAGCTTTGACTCTGTGA